A stretch of Geomonas oryzisoli DNA encodes these proteins:
- a CDS encoding tetratricopeptide repeat protein gives MTKKCLALLFLPLLLNACATTEQASELPPLAELGAITAPTPPPGAGRNLSLFAEARLRASEGDQDGALLLLREAIAADPSSAFLHNAAAQIYLQQNRPEEALSECQAAIAIDPASLQAEQLCGNILMSMQREKEAVQHYKKVIELDPTKEEVYLHIAIYYLKNFEYEQAVDTLKALVKASPDSALGYYYLAKTYEQMRLPKEALAYYKKAVDLKPDFEQALIEMGISQETQGLIPDAIDSYKDLLEINPNNANVIQHLAQLYIQQKRLEEALALLQQRGGKSLETSRKIGLLLLELERYDEAIKTFQDILVAEPTAQQVRFYLASAYEEKEDVDQAIVEFKKISRESPYYLDSLGHLAYLYKEKGQPEKGIVLLLQEIGEQPSRIEPYLHLAGFYESMEQYQRGVDTLKSMDPKMQADPRVLFRLGILYDKMGQKELSVAMMKKVLAVTPDDPQALNYLGYTYAEMGENLEEALTYLKKAVSLRPDDGFILDSLGWTYFKLKRYNEAIAQLERAAELSEGDATVLGHLADVYCATHAFKKALPLYKKLQKMEPEQSAELAEKIKHCRQEAGEK, from the coding sequence ATGACCAAGAAGTGTCTAGCGCTCCTTTTCCTGCCCCTGCTGCTCAACGCCTGCGCCACCACCGAACAAGCTTCGGAACTGCCGCCGCTCGCCGAACTCGGAGCCATTACCGCGCCGACCCCGCCCCCCGGGGCAGGGAGGAACCTGTCGCTGTTCGCCGAGGCCAGGCTGCGTGCGTCCGAAGGGGACCAGGACGGAGCCCTGCTCCTTCTGCGCGAAGCGATCGCCGCCGATCCCTCCTCCGCCTTCCTGCATAACGCCGCGGCACAGATCTACCTGCAGCAGAACCGTCCCGAAGAAGCGCTAAGCGAGTGCCAGGCCGCCATCGCCATCGATCCCGCCTCGCTTCAGGCCGAGCAGTTGTGCGGCAACATCCTGATGAGCATGCAGCGCGAGAAGGAGGCGGTCCAGCACTACAAGAAGGTGATCGAGCTCGACCCGACCAAGGAAGAGGTCTACCTGCACATCGCCATCTACTACCTGAAGAACTTCGAGTACGAGCAGGCGGTGGACACCCTGAAGGCGCTGGTGAAGGCCTCCCCCGATTCGGCGCTCGGTTACTACTACCTCGCCAAGACCTACGAGCAGATGCGTCTTCCCAAAGAGGCGCTCGCCTACTACAAGAAGGCGGTCGACCTCAAGCCCGATTTCGAGCAGGCCCTGATCGAGATGGGGATCTCCCAGGAGACCCAGGGGCTCATCCCGGACGCCATCGACAGCTATAAGGATCTCCTCGAGATCAACCCCAACAACGCCAACGTCATCCAGCACCTGGCGCAGCTCTACATCCAGCAGAAGCGCCTGGAGGAAGCCCTGGCCCTGTTGCAGCAACGAGGCGGCAAGTCTCTGGAGACCTCGCGCAAGATCGGCCTGCTGCTGCTCGAACTGGAGCGCTACGACGAGGCCATCAAGACCTTCCAGGACATCCTCGTGGCCGAACCGACAGCGCAGCAGGTCCGCTTCTACCTCGCCTCAGCGTACGAGGAGAAGGAGGACGTGGACCAGGCCATCGTCGAATTCAAGAAGATCTCCCGCGAGTCCCCGTACTACCTGGACTCTCTCGGGCACCTGGCCTACCTGTACAAGGAGAAGGGACAACCGGAGAAGGGGATCGTCCTGCTGCTGCAGGAAATCGGGGAGCAGCCTTCCCGCATCGAGCCGTACCTGCACCTGGCCGGGTTCTACGAGTCGATGGAGCAGTACCAGCGCGGCGTCGACACCCTGAAGAGCATGGACCCCAAAATGCAGGCCGATCCGCGCGTGCTGTTCCGGCTGGGCATCCTCTACGACAAGATGGGGCAGAAGGAGCTTTCCGTCGCCATGATGAAGAAGGTGCTGGCGGTGACCCCTGACGATCCCCAGGCCCTCAACTACCTGGGCTACACCTACGCGGAGATGGGTGAGAACCTGGAGGAGGCGCTGACCTACCTGAAAAAGGCGGTGAGCCTGAGGCCTGACGACGGGTTCATCCTGGACAGCCTGGGGTGGACCTACTTCAAGCTCAAGCGCTACAACGAGGCGATCGCGCAACTGGAGCGGGCCGCCGAGCTCTCCGAAGGCGACGCCACCGTGCTGGGGCACCTGGCCGACGTCTACTGCGCCACCCACGCCTTCAAGAAGGCGCTGCCGCTCTACAAGAAACTGCAGAAGATGGAGCCCGAGCAGAGCGCCGAACTCGCCGAGAAGATCAAGCACTGCCGCCAGGAAGCCGGTGAGAAATGA
- a CDS encoding peptide-binding protein: MSLARTVCLLVLLFLTACGKDAPWNKAQGQGGSQFVTGSIGEPSNLIPILASDSSSSDISGLVYNGLVRYDKNLKLEGDLAESWEVSPDGLKITFHLRRGVKWHDGHDFTSRDVLYTYRVTVDPKTPTAYAEDFKQVQSAQAPDPYTFRVTYAKPFAPALASWGMPILPAHLLEGKDITKSALSRNPVGTGPYIFKEWVPGQRLVLEAYPKYWEGAPHLARYVYRIIPDNSTMYMELKAGGVDMMGLSPVQYQRQTTREEFLARFNKYRYPASAYTYLGYNLRLPMFQDVRVRRAITCAINKEEIIQGVLLGMGQIAHGPYKPGTWAYKSKVDNDPGYDPERAKELLQEAGYHMGAGGILEKDGKPLSFTIMTNQGNDQRLKCAQIIQMRLKKVGIDVKIRVMEWASFLTNFIDKGKFEAVLLGWTISQDPDLYDVWHSSKTGPKELNFIHYLNPELDRLIVEGRGTFDMAKRRDCYYKIQEILAKDQPYTFLYVPDALPVVTSRIKGIEPAPAGIMHNFIKWYVEQ; this comes from the coding sequence ATGAGCCTGGCCCGCACCGTCTGCCTCCTGGTCCTCCTTTTTCTGACCGCCTGCGGCAAGGATGCGCCGTGGAATAAGGCGCAGGGGCAGGGGGGATCGCAGTTCGTCACCGGGAGCATCGGCGAGCCCTCCAACCTCATCCCGATCCTCGCTTCGGACAGTTCCTCCAGCGACATCTCCGGGCTGGTGTACAACGGGCTCGTGCGCTACGACAAGAACCTGAAGCTGGAGGGGGACTTGGCCGAATCGTGGGAGGTTTCCCCGGACGGGCTCAAGATCACCTTCCACCTGCGGCGCGGGGTGAAGTGGCACGACGGCCACGACTTCACCTCGCGCGACGTGCTCTACACCTACCGCGTCACCGTCGATCCCAAGACCCCGACCGCATATGCCGAGGATTTCAAGCAGGTGCAAAGCGCCCAGGCCCCGGACCCGTACACCTTCCGGGTCACCTACGCCAAGCCCTTTGCGCCGGCGCTCGCCTCCTGGGGGATGCCGATCCTGCCTGCGCACCTGTTGGAGGGGAAGGACATCACCAAGAGCGCGCTGTCGCGCAATCCGGTCGGCACCGGTCCGTACATCTTCAAGGAGTGGGTCCCCGGGCAGCGGCTCGTGCTTGAGGCGTATCCGAAGTACTGGGAGGGGGCGCCGCACCTGGCGCGCTACGTCTACCGCATCATCCCGGACAACTCGACCATGTACATGGAGCTGAAGGCGGGCGGGGTGGACATGATGGGGCTCTCCCCGGTGCAGTACCAGCGCCAGACTACGAGGGAGGAGTTCCTGGCGCGCTTCAACAAGTACCGCTACCCTGCCTCGGCCTACACCTACCTGGGGTACAACCTGCGCCTGCCCATGTTCCAGGACGTCAGGGTGCGCCGGGCCATCACCTGCGCCATCAACAAGGAAGAGATCATCCAGGGCGTGCTGCTTGGGATGGGACAGATCGCCCACGGCCCGTACAAGCCCGGCACCTGGGCCTACAAGTCCAAGGTCGACAACGATCCGGGCTACGATCCGGAGCGCGCGAAGGAGCTGTTGCAGGAGGCGGGTTACCACATGGGGGCGGGCGGCATCCTGGAGAAGGACGGCAAGCCGCTCAGCTTCACCATCATGACCAACCAGGGGAACGACCAGCGCCTCAAATGCGCCCAGATCATCCAGATGCGCCTGAAAAAGGTCGGTATCGACGTGAAGATCCGGGTCATGGAGTGGGCCTCCTTCCTCACCAACTTCATCGACAAGGGGAAGTTCGAGGCGGTGCTGCTGGGGTGGACCATATCCCAGGACCCCGACCTTTACGACGTCTGGCACTCGTCCAAGACCGGGCCCAAGGAACTGAACTTCATCCATTATCTGAACCCGGAGCTGGACCGCCTCATCGTGGAGGGGCGCGGCACCTTCGACATGGCCAAGCGGCGCGACTGCTACTACAAGATCCAGGAGATCCTTGCCAAGGACCAGCCTTACACGTTCCTGTACGTGCCCGACGCGCTGCCGGTGGTGACCTCGAGGATCAAGGGGATAGAGCCCGCGCCTGCAGGGATAATGCACAACTTCATCAAGTGGTATGTGGAACAGTGA
- a CDS encoding ABC transporter permease — translation MANYLIKRILMLVPLLLGITLITFTVIHLAPGEPVEMATAMSPKASAATRARLREFYGLDKPLHVQYGMWLSNLSRLDFGRSFAPDNRPVLDKIKERIPITISLNVIALILEFGLALPIGIMAAVHRDTLLDRAISVFVFVGFAVPTFWLALLCMYLFGVKLGWLPISGIHSLGSDQWSFFWRSADLARHLVLPVSIATFGSLAGLSRYMRSTMIEVLSQDYITTARAKGVRERVVIYRHALKNALLPVITLLGFSLPALIGGSVIFETIFSIPGMGQLFYQGVMARDYPLVMGILVIGACLTLIGNLLADLCYALADPRIRHGRG, via the coding sequence ATGGCCAACTACCTGATCAAAAGGATACTCATGCTGGTCCCGCTCCTCCTGGGGATCACGCTGATCACCTTCACGGTGATCCATCTCGCGCCGGGGGAACCGGTGGAGATGGCGACCGCCATGAGCCCCAAGGCCTCGGCCGCGACTCGGGCCCGGTTGCGCGAGTTCTACGGGCTGGACAAGCCGCTGCACGTGCAGTACGGGATGTGGCTCTCCAACCTCTCGCGGCTGGACTTCGGCCGCTCCTTCGCGCCGGACAACCGCCCGGTCCTGGACAAGATCAAGGAAAGGATCCCGATCACCATCTCGCTCAACGTGATCGCCCTGATTCTCGAGTTCGGCCTGGCGCTCCCCATCGGGATCATGGCGGCGGTGCACCGGGACACGTTGCTGGACCGCGCCATCTCCGTCTTCGTTTTCGTCGGTTTCGCGGTGCCGACCTTCTGGCTGGCGCTTTTGTGCATGTACCTGTTCGGGGTGAAGCTCGGCTGGCTCCCCATCTCGGGGATCCACTCGCTGGGTAGCGACCAGTGGTCCTTCTTCTGGCGCAGCGCGGACCTGGCGAGGCACCTGGTGCTCCCCGTTTCGATCGCCACCTTCGGGAGCCTCGCGGGGCTTTCGCGCTACATGCGTTCCACGATGATCGAGGTCCTGTCGCAGGACTACATCACCACCGCCCGGGCCAAAGGGGTGAGGGAGCGGGTGGTGATCTACCGGCACGCCCTCAAGAATGCGCTCCTTCCGGTGATCACGCTGCTCGGCTTCTCGCTTCCGGCTCTCATCGGCGGCAGCGTCATCTTCGAGACCATCTTCTCGATTCCCGGCATGGGGCAGCTCTTCTACCAGGGGGTGATGGCGCGCGACTACCCGCTGGTAATGGGGATCCTGGTGATCGGCGCCTGCCTCACCCTGATCGGCAACCTGCTCGCCGACCTCTGCTACGCCCTGGCCGATCCGCGCATCAGGCACGGGAGGGGATGA
- the opp4C gene encoding oligopeptide ABC transporter permease, with protein sequence MRDQVSSPFREFWERFTGNRFATAGLVVIVALFVLSMAAAVVTPYSPDTIDAWHVLLPPSGSHWFGTDELGRDVFTRVVYGARVSLKVGFVAVGIAVVIGTVIGLFAGFYGGWIDSVLMRLVDIMLCFPTFFLILAVIAMLEPSIWYIMVIIGLTGWMGVARLVRAEVLSLKSRDFILAARVLGASDLRIIFRHILPNALSPVLVSATLGVAGAILTESALSFLGIGVQPPTPSWGNILTSGKDYIEFAWWLSLFPGVAILVTVLSYNLVGEGIRDALDPRRQ encoded by the coding sequence ATGCGTGACCAGGTGAGCAGTCCGTTCCGGGAGTTCTGGGAGCGCTTCACCGGCAACCGTTTCGCGACGGCGGGGCTGGTGGTGATCGTGGCGCTGTTCGTGCTGTCGATGGCGGCCGCAGTGGTGACGCCCTACAGCCCCGATACCATCGATGCGTGGCACGTACTGCTGCCTCCGTCCGGAAGCCACTGGTTCGGGACCGATGAACTGGGGCGTGACGTTTTCACACGTGTCGTGTACGGCGCCCGGGTATCGCTCAAGGTCGGTTTCGTCGCGGTCGGCATTGCGGTTGTGATCGGGACGGTGATCGGTCTCTTCGCCGGCTTTTACGGCGGCTGGATCGACTCGGTCCTGATGCGGCTGGTCGACATCATGCTCTGCTTCCCGACCTTCTTCCTGATCCTCGCCGTGATCGCCATGCTGGAGCCTTCCATCTGGTACATCATGGTCATCATCGGGCTTACCGGCTGGATGGGGGTGGCGCGACTGGTGCGTGCCGAGGTGCTCTCGCTGAAGAGCCGGGATTTCATACTGGCGGCGCGGGTTCTGGGGGCGTCGGATCTGCGCATCATCTTCCGGCACATCCTGCCCAACGCGCTGTCGCCGGTGCTGGTTTCCGCGACGCTCGGGGTGGCCGGCGCCATCCTGACCGAGTCGGCGCTGTCGTTTTTAGGGATAGGCGTGCAGCCGCCGACGCCGAGCTGGGGCAACATCCTGACCTCGGGCAAGGATTACATCGAGTTCGCCTGGTGGTTGTCACTGTTCCCGGGTGTGGCCATCCTGGTGACGGTGCTTTCCTACAACCTGGTAGGGGAGGGGATACGGGACGCGCTGGACCCGAGACGGCAGTAA
- the tilS gene encoding tRNA lysidine(34) synthetase TilS: MKDLVANVRSQDLFSPGETVVVAVSGGADSVALLDILSRLEIEGLKLIVAHLNHCLRGTHSDDDEKFVADLATGYRLPFVAIRVDVASFATAEGLSLEDAGRQARYAFFHEVARRRGATGIAVAHHLDDQAETVLIRLLRGAGATGLSAMKASGANLVKRPLLKVGREDIERYLKERGLTWRTDESNSDTTILRNSIRHELIPVLKKYNPKVTERLAATAEILAADEELLDHLTAGAFDRLASSVDDEVSFGIKALLQEHRGLRLRLYRHGLNELRGDLRCIALTHLEAIDRLAGSSRPNARLKLPGDLRVKRCYDRLSFTCAEPSVPRPWELVVPGEGSYPLENGMTLTVRRVPPPEDPATGSRKIAYLSEDAAPFPWLVRPFSAGDRFTPLGMTGSQKVKELFINEKLPLHERGRVPLVFSNGEIVWVAGMRIGERARVTSKTGAVLRVEILEITP, encoded by the coding sequence TTGAAAGACCTCGTCGCCAACGTCCGCTCGCAAGATCTGTTCTCCCCCGGTGAAACCGTCGTCGTGGCAGTCTCCGGCGGGGCCGATTCGGTGGCGCTCCTCGACATCCTGTCCCGGCTCGAGATCGAGGGGCTCAAGCTGATCGTCGCCCACTTGAACCACTGCCTGCGCGGCACTCATTCAGATGACGACGAGAAGTTCGTCGCGGACCTCGCCACTGGCTACCGTCTCCCCTTTGTTGCCATCCGGGTCGATGTCGCTTCGTTTGCCACGGCCGAGGGGCTTTCGCTCGAGGACGCGGGACGCCAGGCGCGCTACGCCTTTTTCCACGAGGTGGCCAGGCGCCGAGGCGCGACCGGGATCGCGGTCGCTCACCACCTGGACGACCAGGCGGAGACGGTCCTGATCCGCCTGCTGCGCGGTGCCGGTGCCACCGGGCTCAGCGCCATGAAGGCAAGCGGCGCCAACCTTGTGAAACGCCCGCTGCTCAAGGTGGGCCGGGAAGATATTGAGCGGTACTTGAAGGAGCGCGGCTTAACCTGGCGAACCGATGAAAGTAACTCCGATACCACCATCCTGCGCAACAGCATCCGCCATGAGCTGATCCCCGTCCTGAAGAAATACAATCCCAAGGTCACCGAACGGCTCGCGGCCACGGCGGAAATACTCGCGGCGGACGAGGAACTCCTGGATCACCTTACCGCCGGCGCCTTCGACCGGCTCGCCTCATCGGTAGACGATGAAGTGAGCTTCGGCATCAAGGCCCTGCTTCAGGAACACCGGGGACTGCGCCTGCGTCTTTACCGCCACGGGCTGAACGAACTGCGCGGGGACCTGAGGTGCATTGCGCTAACACACCTGGAAGCCATCGATCGCCTCGCCGGCTCCAGTCGGCCCAATGCCCGCTTGAAGCTTCCGGGCGACCTGCGCGTGAAGCGCTGCTACGACAGGCTGAGCTTTACCTGCGCCGAGCCTTCGGTTCCGAGGCCGTGGGAACTGGTCGTGCCGGGGGAGGGGAGCTATCCGCTGGAAAACGGGATGACGCTCACGGTGCGCCGGGTGCCGCCTCCGGAAGATCCGGCCACCGGCTCCAGAAAGATCGCCTACCTCTCGGAGGATGCGGCGCCTTTCCCCTGGCTGGTGCGCCCGTTCAGCGCCGGCGACCGCTTTACGCCGCTGGGAATGACCGGATCGCAGAAGGTGAAGGAGTTGTTCATCAACGAAAAGCTACCTCTTCATGAACGTGGCCGCGTGCCGCTTGTTTTCAGCAACGGAGAGATCGTCTGGGTTGCCGGTATGCGTATCGGTGAGAGAGCACGGGTAACTTCCAAGACTGGCGCGGTTTTGCGGGTCGAAATTCTTGAAATTACACCTTAA
- the ftsH gene encoding ATP-dependent zinc metalloprotease FtsH translates to MNQFYKNLALWLVISLMMILLFNLFNKPKPTQEKLDYSDFIEAVETGKVKNVNRPVASVVIQGDEILGKFADGKEFRTFKPADANLTDKLIEKKIAVSARPEEEHFSWFSLLVSWFPIIFLVAVWIFFMRQMQGGGGKAMAFGKSRAKLLTEAQGRITFEDVAGIEEAKDELEEIISFLKDPKKFTKLGGRIPKGVLLMGPPGTGKTLLARAIAGEAGVPFFSISGSDFVEMFVGVGASRVRDLFVQGKKSAPCIIFIDEIDAVGRHRGAGLGGGHDEREQTLNQLLVEMDGFESNEGVILIAATNRPDVLDPALLRPGRFDRQVVVPRPDVKGREMILKVHTKKTPLAPDVDLGVVARGTPGFSGADLSNVVNEAALLAARKEKSMVEMIDFDDAKDKVLMGVERRSMVISDEEKKNTAYHEAGHTLIAKLIPGADPVHKVSIIPRGRALGVTMQLPIEDKHSYSRESLLDRIAVLLGGRVAEEIIFNSMTTGAGNDIERATDIARKMVCEWGMSEKLGPVSFGKKDEQIFLGRDMAHQKNYSEATAIEIDHEIRLIVEQNYARVQDLLKANLDSLHRISLALIEKENLTGEEVDRIIEGKEVSAEPVAAE, encoded by the coding sequence TTGAATCAATTTTATAAGAACTTGGCGCTCTGGCTTGTTATCAGCTTGATGATGATCCTGTTGTTCAACCTGTTCAACAAGCCCAAGCCGACCCAGGAAAAACTGGACTACAGCGACTTCATCGAGGCGGTGGAAACCGGCAAGGTGAAGAACGTGAACCGCCCGGTGGCCTCGGTGGTCATCCAGGGCGACGAGATCCTCGGCAAGTTCGCCGACGGCAAGGAGTTCAGGACCTTCAAACCGGCGGACGCCAACCTGACCGACAAGCTGATCGAGAAGAAGATCGCCGTTTCGGCCCGCCCGGAGGAGGAGCACTTCTCCTGGTTCTCGCTGCTGGTCTCCTGGTTCCCGATCATCTTCCTGGTGGCGGTCTGGATCTTCTTCATGCGCCAGATGCAGGGTGGCGGCGGCAAGGCGATGGCCTTCGGCAAGAGCCGCGCGAAGCTGCTTACCGAGGCGCAGGGTCGCATCACCTTCGAGGACGTGGCCGGCATCGAGGAGGCCAAGGACGAACTGGAGGAGATCATCTCCTTCCTGAAGGACCCCAAGAAGTTCACCAAGCTCGGCGGCCGCATCCCGAAAGGGGTTCTGCTCATGGGCCCTCCGGGCACCGGTAAGACCCTCCTGGCCCGCGCCATCGCCGGCGAGGCCGGGGTGCCCTTCTTCTCCATCTCCGGTTCCGACTTCGTCGAGATGTTCGTGGGCGTAGGCGCCTCCCGCGTGCGCGACCTGTTCGTGCAGGGCAAGAAGAGCGCACCGTGCATCATCTTCATCGACGAGATCGATGCCGTCGGCCGTCACCGCGGCGCAGGTCTGGGCGGCGGTCACGACGAGCGCGAGCAGACCCTGAACCAGCTCCTGGTCGAGATGGACGGCTTCGAGTCCAATGAAGGGGTCATCCTGATCGCGGCGACCAACCGTCCCGACGTCCTCGACCCGGCGCTGCTCCGCCCGGGCCGCTTCGACCGCCAGGTCGTGGTACCCCGTCCGGACGTCAAGGGTCGCGAGATGATCCTCAAGGTGCACACCAAGAAGACCCCGCTGGCACCGGACGTCGACCTCGGCGTGGTCGCCCGCGGCACACCGGGCTTCTCCGGCGCCGATCTCTCCAACGTGGTCAACGAGGCAGCGCTGCTCGCCGCCCGCAAGGAGAAGAGCATGGTCGAGATGATCGACTTCGACGACGCGAAGGACAAGGTCCTCATGGGCGTCGAGCGTCGCTCCATGGTCATCTCGGACGAAGAGAAGAAGAACACGGCCTACCACGAGGCGGGTCACACCCTGATCGCGAAACTGATCCCGGGCGCCGACCCGGTGCACAAGGTCTCCATCATCCCGCGCGGTCGCGCCCTGGGCGTCACCATGCAGCTGCCGATCGAGGACAAGCACAGCTACTCCCGCGAGTCGCTCTTGGACCGCATCGCCGTCCTGCTGGGCGGCCGCGTCGCCGAGGAGATCATCTTCAACTCGATGACCACCGGCGCCGGCAACGACATCGAGCGCGCCACCGACATCGCCCGCAAGATGGTGTGCGAGTGGGGCATGAGCGAGAAGCTCGGGCCGGTTTCCTTCGGCAAGAAGGACGAGCAGATCTTCCTCGGCCGTGACATGGCGCACCAGAAGAACTACTCCGAGGCGACCGCCATCGAGATCGATCACGAGATCAGGCTCATCGTCGAGCAGAACTACGCGCGCGTGCAGGACCTCCTGAAGGCGAACCTCGACTCTCTGCACCGCATCTCCCTGGCGCTCATCGAGAAGGAAAACCTGACCGGCGAGGAGGTCGATCGCATCATCGAAGGCAAAGAGGTCTCTGCCGAACCCGTCGCCGCCGAGTGA